Proteins from one Phocoena sinus isolate mPhoSin1 chromosome 8, mPhoSin1.pri, whole genome shotgun sequence genomic window:
- the FAM181B gene encoding protein FAM181B, whose amino-acid sequence MAVQAALLSTHPFVPFGFGGSPDGLGSAFGALDKGCCFEDEETGTPAGALLAGAEGGDVREATRDLLSFIDSASSNIKLALDKPGKSKRKVNHRKYLQKQIKRCSGLMGAAPPGPPSPGAADTPAKRPLAAASAQTVPVQAHGKAGPRRETSQAAAAASLQSQSLAALFDSLSHVPGAADPAGVAEAAPAAGLVGAGAGGVGGDAAGPAGGPAVPGARKVPLRARNLPPSFFTEPSRAGGRGCGPSGPGVSLGDLEKGAEAAEFFEMLGPDYGAGTEAGVLLAAEPLDVLLTGAAVLRGPPELEPGLFEPPPAMGGSLLYPEPWSAPGGPTTKKSPLAVPRSGLTLNEPLRPLYPAAADSPGGDDGPGLLASFSPFFSDCALPPPPPPPQVSYDYSAGYSRTAYASLWRPDGIWEGAPGEEGAHRD is encoded by the coding sequence ATGGCAGTCCAGGCGGCGCTCCTCAGCACGCACCCCTTCGTCCCCTTCGGCTTCGGGGGCTCCCCTGACGGGCTGGGAAGCGCCTTCGGAGCCCTGGACAAGGGTTGCTGTTTCGAGGACGAGGAGACCGGGACACCGGCGGGCGCGCTGCTGGCGGGCGCCGAGGGCGGGGACGTGCGCGAGGCCACCCGCGACCTGCTCAGCTTCATTGACTCGGCGTCCAGCAACATCAAGCTGGCATTGGACAAGCCCGGCAAGTCGAAGCGGAAGGTGAACCACCGCAAGTACCTGCAGAAGCAGATCAAGCGCTGCAGCGGCCTCATGGGCGCCGCGCCCCCGGGCCCGCCCTCCCCGGGCGCCGCCGACACGCCCGCCAAGCGGCCGCTCGCCGCAGCCAGCGCCCAGACGGTCCCGGTCCAGGCCCACGGCAAGGCGGGCCCCCGGCGGGAGACGTCGCAGGCCGCGGCGGCCGCCAgcctccaaagccagagcctgGCCGCGCTCTTCGACTCGCTGAGCCACGTCCCTGGGGCAGCAGATCCTGCCGGGGTTGCGGAGGCGGCGCCCGCTGCCGGGCTCGTGGGAGCGGGCGCTGGGGGCGTGGGAGGGGACGCGGCCGGCCCTGCAGGGGGTCCGGCCGTCCCCGGCGCCAGGAAGGTCCCGCTGCGGGCCCGCAACCTGCCCCCGTCCTTCTTCACCGAGCCGTCCCGGGCGGGCGGCCGCGGGTGCGGCCCGTCGGGGCCCGGCGTGAGCTTGGGCGACCTGGAGAAGGGCGCCGAGGCCGCGGAGTTCTTCGAGATGCTGGGGCCCGACTACGGCGCCGGCACCGAGGCGGGCGTCTTGCTCGCCGCGGAGCCTCTCGATGTGCTCCTCACCGGAGCCGCCGTCCTAAGGGGACCCCCGGAGCTGGAGCCCGGCCTCTTTGAGCCGCCACCCGCGATGGGGGGCAGCCTACTGTACCCCGAGCCCTGGAGCGCCCCGGGCGGCCCCACGACCAAGAAGTCACCCCTGGCTGTCCCCCGCAGTGGCTTGACCTTGAACGAGCCCTTGCGCCCCCTGTACCCAGCCGCCGCGGACTCTCCGGGCGGGGACGACGGGCCCGGCCTTTTGGCCTCTTTCTCCCCCTTCTTCTCAGACTGCGCTctgcccccgccgcccccgcccccgcaggTGTCCTACGACTACAGCGCGGGCTACAGCCGCACTGCGTACGCCAGCCTTTGGAGACCGGACGGGATTTGGGAAGGGGcgcctggggaggagggagcgcACCGGGACTGA